A region from the Gemmatimonadota bacterium genome encodes:
- a CDS encoding bifunctional (p)ppGpp synthetase/guanosine-3',5'-bis(diphosphate) 3'-pyrophosphohydrolase, producing MSTAPATVPGGGLESLPPRLRKAVEPVADRLDVDLVARAYRFAEGAHGEQKRASGEEYSVHLVEVARILADLHLDTSTVAAALIHDVVEDTGVGIDDIRAEFGDDVALIVDGVTKIGKVRFRTSTEQQVENYRKLLLSMAQDARVILVKLADRVHNMRTLDHLKEEKRRRIALETREIYAPLAHRLGMAQIKWELEDLCFKHLEPEAYVDLVGNVREKRAEREKLIEQFRVPLVEELEEAGIPCEVYGRPKHLWSIHRKMQQRQASYEEIYDLMAIRVVTDNVANCYHALGIIHNRWTPLQERFHDYIATPKSNMYRSLHTTVFGSGGRLYEIQIRTAEMHRTAEYGIAAHWRYKEGSGTGNEVDDTLSWFRQVLEWQQDTREPEEFMEFLRIDLFQDEIFVFTPRGDVKQLPKGATPIDFAFAVHTEVGLHCSGSRVNGRIAPLSRRLRNGDTVEVLTDAKQKPSRDWLGFVKTARARQKIRQWIKQEELDSSVALGKEIFERELKRARRSKPSDAEFAEAAKALSLPTVDHVLAALGRGELGIAAIMRELFDVEAPPRRPPSAFERLVERVRKSGKGVRIQGLENLMVRYSQCCQPVPGDEVIGFITRGRGISIHRTDCPNVLHLSRNPDRRVEIEWKAESGDRFFVRLEVDGDDRRGLLSDISKAITETGTNIQSAEIKAVEGGMTGSFVVEVQNLDHLKKVMRRIRAVEGVLSAERREHFNEADLESD from the coding sequence ATGAGCACCGCGCCTGCCACCGTCCCGGGCGGCGGGCTGGAGTCACTCCCCCCGCGCCTTCGAAAAGCCGTCGAGCCCGTCGCAGACCGGCTCGATGTGGACCTCGTCGCGCGCGCGTACCGGTTCGCCGAGGGTGCTCACGGCGAGCAGAAGCGGGCCTCCGGCGAGGAGTACTCGGTACACCTCGTGGAGGTGGCCCGGATACTCGCCGATCTGCACCTGGACACGTCCACCGTCGCGGCCGCGCTGATACACGACGTGGTGGAGGACACGGGCGTAGGTATCGACGATATCCGCGCCGAGTTCGGGGACGACGTCGCGCTCATCGTCGACGGCGTCACCAAGATCGGCAAGGTGCGCTTTCGTACCAGTACCGAGCAGCAGGTGGAGAACTACCGCAAGCTGCTCCTGTCGATGGCGCAGGACGCGAGGGTCATCCTCGTAAAGCTGGCCGATCGCGTCCACAACATGCGTACGCTCGACCACCTGAAGGAGGAAAAGCGGCGCCGCATCGCGCTCGAAACCCGGGAGATCTACGCCCCGCTCGCGCACCGCCTGGGAATGGCGCAAATCAAGTGGGAGTTGGAGGACCTCTGCTTCAAGCACCTGGAGCCGGAGGCCTACGTGGACCTCGTCGGCAACGTGCGCGAGAAGCGCGCCGAGCGGGAGAAGCTCATCGAGCAGTTCCGGGTCCCCCTGGTCGAGGAGCTCGAGGAGGCGGGAATCCCGTGTGAGGTGTACGGGCGGCCGAAACACCTGTGGTCCATCCACCGCAAGATGCAGCAGCGGCAGGCCTCCTACGAGGAAATCTACGACCTCATGGCGATCCGGGTCGTGACCGACAACGTCGCCAACTGCTATCACGCGCTGGGCATCATCCACAACCGCTGGACGCCTCTCCAGGAGCGCTTCCACGACTACATCGCAACGCCCAAGTCGAACATGTATCGGTCACTTCACACGACCGTGTTCGGGTCGGGCGGGCGGCTCTATGAGATCCAGATCCGCACCGCCGAGATGCACCGCACGGCGGAGTACGGGATCGCCGCGCACTGGCGCTACAAGGAGGGGAGCGGCACCGGAAACGAGGTCGACGACACGCTGAGCTGGTTCAGGCAGGTTCTGGAGTGGCAGCAGGACACCCGCGAGCCGGAGGAGTTCATGGAGTTCCTCCGCATCGACCTGTTCCAGGATGAGATCTTCGTGTTCACGCCGCGCGGCGACGTGAAGCAGCTTCCCAAGGGCGCGACGCCCATCGACTTCGCCTTCGCGGTCCACACCGAGGTGGGGCTGCACTGTTCGGGCTCACGCGTGAACGGGCGCATCGCGCCGCTGTCCCGACGGTTGCGCAACGGAGATACGGTCGAGGTCCTGACGGACGCGAAGCAGAAACCTTCGCGCGACTGGCTCGGGTTCGTCAAGACGGCCCGGGCGCGCCAGAAGATCCGGCAGTGGATCAAGCAGGAGGAACTGGACTCCTCCGTGGCCCTCGGCAAGGAGATCTTCGAGCGCGAGCTCAAGAGGGCGCGCCGTTCGAAGCCGTCGGACGCCGAGTTCGCGGAGGCGGCGAAGGCCCTGTCGCTACCCACGGTGGACCACGTGCTCGCGGCGCTGGGCCGGGGAGAGTTGGGTATCGCCGCGATCATGCGCGAGCTCTTCGACGTGGAGGCGCCGCCGCGCCGCCCGCCCTCGGCGTTCGAGCGGCTCGTCGAGCGCGTCCGCAAATCCGGCAAGGGCGTGCGTATTCAGGGTCTCGAAAACCTGATGGTGCGCTACTCGCAATGCTGTCAGCCGGTGCCCGGGGACGAGGTGATCGGATTCATCACGCGGGGCCGGGGCATTTCCATCCACAGGACGGACTGTCCGAACGTTCTGCACCTGTCGCGCAACCCGGACCGGCGCGTCGAGATCGAGTGGAAGGCGGAGAGCGGGGATCGTTTCTTCGTACGCCTGGAGGTGGACGGGGACGACCGGCGCGGGTTGCTCTCGGACATCTCCAAGGCGATCACCGAGACCGGAACGAACATCCAGTCCGCCGAAATCAAGGCGGTCGAGGGCGGTATGACCGGGTCCTTCGTCGTCGAGGTGCAGAACCTGGATCACCTCAAGAAGGTGATGCGGCGCATCCGCGCCGTGGAGGGAGTGCTGTCGGCCGAGCGACGCGAGCACTTCAACGAGGCCGACCTGGAGTCCGATTGA
- a CDS encoding UDP-glucuronic acid decarboxylase family protein gives MRVLITGVAGFLGSHLCDRFLAGGHEVIGVDNLITGTERNLAHLSNEPRFRLVHHDVTTYMDVRSTIQGVLHFASPASPVDYLELPIQTLKVGSLGTHNTLGLAKKAGARYLLASTSEVYGDPEVHPQPESYWGNVNPVGPRGVYDEAKRFAEAMTMAYHRAHGVDTRIARIFNTYGPRMRPGDGRVVSNFIVQALRGEPLSVYGDGSQTRSFCYVEDEVEGLYRLFMSEHHEPVNIGNPAECSVLELAHMVTALVGGGTISRLPLPEDDPRVRQPDISRARELLGWEPRVSLREGLERTIPYLRDLVREEDAKARTL, from the coding sequence GTGCGCGTCCTGATCACGGGAGTCGCGGGCTTCCTCGGATCCCACCTGTGCGACCGCTTCCTGGCCGGCGGCCATGAAGTGATCGGTGTGGACAACCTCATCACGGGCACCGAGCGCAACCTGGCCCACCTCTCCAACGAGCCGCGCTTCCGCCTCGTCCATCACGACGTGACGACCTACATGGACGTACGGTCGACGATCCAGGGAGTACTCCACTTCGCGAGCCCGGCCAGTCCCGTGGATTACCTCGAGCTCCCCATCCAAACGCTGAAGGTGGGGAGCCTGGGTACGCACAACACGCTCGGTCTGGCAAAAAAGGCGGGCGCCCGCTACCTGCTGGCCTCCACCTCGGAGGTCTACGGCGACCCCGAGGTGCATCCTCAGCCCGAGTCGTACTGGGGCAACGTCAACCCGGTCGGACCGCGCGGCGTGTACGACGAGGCAAAGCGCTTCGCCGAAGCCATGACGATGGCGTACCACCGGGCGCACGGCGTGGACACCAGGATCGCTCGCATCTTCAACACCTACGGCCCACGCATGAGACCCGGCGACGGCCGCGTCGTGTCCAACTTCATCGTGCAGGCTCTGCGCGGCGAACCCTTGAGCGTGTACGGAGACGGCTCGCAGACGCGCTCGTTCTGCTATGTGGAGGACGAGGTGGAGGGTCTCTACCGCCTCTTCATGTCCGAGCACCACGAGCCGGTCAACATCGGCAACCCGGCGGAGTGCTCGGTGCTGGAACTGGCCCACATGGTGACGGCGCTCGTGGGCGGCGGGACCATCAGCAGGCTCCCGTTGCCGGAAGACGATCCCAGGGTCCGGCAGCCGGACATCTCACGTGCCCGAGAGCTGCTTGGCTGGGAACCGCGCGTATCCCTGCGCGAGGGTCTCGAGCGCACGATTCCCTACCTCAGGGACCTCGTGCGCGAAGAGGACGCAAAGGCGCGCACGCTGTAG
- a CDS encoding UDP-glucose/GDP-mannose dehydrogenase family protein encodes MDITVIGTGYVGLVVATCFAESGNEVTGADLDENKIGLLRRGQSPIYEPGLEPLLQRNLDQGRLRFTTDVAAAVRQADVVVIAVGTPPDEDGSADVTHVLDVARTIGAHMDREKVVVTKSTIPVGTSDRVRDTIAALSPHPVHVAFNPEFLKEGSAVSDFMKPSRVIIGTDSEKARDVLEDLHEPFVRSGNPILHMDVRSAEITKYAANAMLATRISFMNTVARLCDAVGADVSHVRKGMGSDDRIGPRFLFPGVGYGGSCFPKDVKALAASLRKNGVDSAILDSVEQVNEGQKRLLLDIVDELFPEGLAGCSAAVWGLSFKPGTDDVREAPSLVLIEGLLARGGEVRVHDFQALEEVRRLLGDRVTYWEHNYDALDGADLLAVVTEWQPYRRPDFERMRTAMRRPLVLDGRNLYEPDRIRAHGFEYRGVGRGSAPTRATAPAG; translated from the coding sequence ATGGACATTACGGTCATCGGCACCGGATACGTGGGATTGGTCGTAGCGACCTGTTTCGCCGAGTCGGGCAACGAAGTCACGGGCGCCGACCTCGACGAAAACAAGATCGGTCTGCTTCGGCGAGGGCAGTCTCCCATCTACGAGCCGGGCCTCGAGCCTTTGCTGCAGCGCAATCTGGACCAGGGGCGGCTCCGTTTCACGACCGACGTAGCAGCCGCTGTCCGGCAGGCCGACGTCGTCGTGATCGCCGTCGGCACCCCTCCTGACGAGGACGGCAGCGCCGATGTGACCCACGTCCTGGACGTCGCGCGCACGATAGGCGCGCACATGGACCGGGAGAAGGTCGTGGTCACCAAGAGCACGATTCCCGTAGGGACCTCGGATCGCGTGCGCGATACGATTGCGGCGCTGTCGCCACACCCGGTGCACGTGGCCTTCAACCCTGAATTCCTGAAGGAGGGCAGCGCCGTCTCGGATTTCATGAAGCCGAGCCGCGTGATCATCGGGACCGATTCGGAGAAGGCGAGGGATGTTCTGGAGGACCTGCACGAGCCGTTCGTGCGCAGCGGCAACCCCATCCTGCACATGGACGTTCGGTCCGCGGAGATCACCAAGTACGCCGCCAACGCCATGCTGGCGACGCGTATCTCGTTCATGAACACCGTCGCTCGGCTCTGCGACGCGGTCGGCGCCGACGTATCGCACGTGCGCAAGGGCATGGGGTCGGACGACAGGATAGGGCCGCGCTTCCTGTTTCCCGGCGTCGGCTATGGGGGTAGCTGTTTCCCGAAGGACGTGAAGGCGCTGGCCGCGTCTCTTCGCAAGAACGGCGTCGACTCGGCCATCCTGGACTCGGTCGAGCAGGTGAACGAGGGGCAAAAGCGGCTGCTGCTGGACATCGTCGACGAACTGTTCCCGGAGGGTCTGGCGGGCTGCTCGGCGGCGGTGTGGGGGCTCAGCTTCAAGCCGGGCACCGACGACGTGCGTGAGGCGCCTTCGCTGGTCCTCATCGAAGGGCTTTTGGCCCGCGGCGGAGAGGTCCGCGTGCACGACTTCCAGGCCTTGGAGGAGGTCCGCCGACTCCTCGGCGACAGGGTGACGTACTGGGAACACAACTACGACGCGCTGGACGGGGCGGATCTTCTTGCGGTGGTGACCGAGTGGCAGCCCTACCGCCGTCCCGACTTCGAGCGCATGCGGACCGCCATGCGCCGCCCTCTCGTGCTGGACGGTCGCAACCTCTACGAGCCGGATCGGATCCGGGCTCACGGGTTCGAATATCGCGGCGTGGGTCGGGGTTCGGCGCCGACTCGCGCGACGGCGCCAGCGGGGTAG
- a CDS encoding oligosaccharide flippase family protein: MSAGDRLIFRGAAVSYVIRVLGVGAGLGLHVALARWLGESEYGGYAFVTSVLPIVGILATLGLPMAAVRFWPEYGAASDSARLAGFHAFSTRAVIGAGAAGLLLTLLAVPFLGAEGNVIRRSTLVASPLIPILALIRYRQEALRGLKRIAASQAFEQVILPVGILLAAGAWILGGRSLDAPTVILIHLGVAAAGIVGLGRLLRRDIPDAVPAWTRQDMRVWLAVSLPLMGSTFVSGFMPRAAPLFLGIQGSPASVAHYVAAFKLATVLKFSLSAVNAILAPTVAERYGRGDRAALQAEVSRTVRRAFAITVPIALAIVAFRGPLLSLFGEGFVVGSRVLLILVGAELVNVAAGPVGPLLTMTGHQRFYLGVLSAVAAVTAGAMPLAIAAGGIEGAAWVALLAAVLWNGILAAGTIRRTGIAPYLTVGRRSA, encoded by the coding sequence GTGAGCGCGGGGGACCGACTCATCTTCAGGGGGGCGGCGGTCAGCTACGTAATTCGGGTGCTGGGGGTCGGGGCCGGCCTGGGGCTGCACGTGGCGTTGGCGCGCTGGCTCGGAGAGTCCGAGTACGGAGGGTACGCGTTCGTCACTTCGGTTCTGCCCATAGTGGGAATCCTGGCCACCCTGGGGCTGCCGATGGCCGCTGTGCGCTTCTGGCCGGAATACGGGGCGGCATCGGACTCGGCGCGCCTGGCCGGGTTCCACGCCTTTTCCACGCGCGCGGTGATCGGGGCGGGCGCCGCTGGCCTGCTCCTGACCCTGCTGGCGGTGCCGTTCCTGGGAGCCGAGGGAAACGTCATCCGACGGTCCACCCTGGTCGCGTCGCCCCTCATCCCGATTCTCGCGCTCATTCGCTATCGGCAGGAGGCTCTCCGAGGGCTGAAGAGGATCGCCGCCTCTCAGGCGTTCGAGCAGGTCATACTGCCCGTAGGCATCCTGCTCGCCGCTGGCGCCTGGATCCTCGGCGGCAGGTCGCTGGACGCGCCGACGGTGATCCTCATTCACCTGGGGGTCGCCGCGGCCGGTATCGTCGGCCTGGGCCGGCTCCTCCGGCGGGACATCCCGGATGCGGTGCCCGCCTGGACCAGACAGGACATGCGCGTGTGGTTGGCGGTGTCGTTGCCGCTCATGGGATCGACCTTCGTGTCGGGTTTCATGCCGCGCGCCGCGCCGCTCTTTCTCGGCATCCAGGGGAGTCCCGCCTCGGTGGCGCATTACGTCGCCGCCTTCAAACTGGCCACGGTGCTGAAGTTCTCGCTCAGCGCCGTCAACGCGATCCTGGCTCCGACGGTTGCCGAGCGCTACGGCCGCGGAGACCGCGCGGCCTTGCAGGCAGAGGTGAGCCGGACGGTGCGACGGGCGTTCGCCATCACGGTGCCCATCGCGCTGGCGATCGTCGCGTTTCGCGGACCCTTGCTGAGCCTGTTCGGAGAAGGCTTCGTGGTGGGGAGCCGCGTTCTGCTCATCCTCGTGGGAGCCGAGCTCGTAAACGTCGCGGCCGGACCCGTCGGTCCCCTGCTCACCATGACCGGCCACCAGAGGTTCTATCTCGGGGTTCTGAGCGCCGTCGCGGCGGTCACGGCCGGCGCCATGCCGCTGGCGATCGCCGCGGGAGGCATAGAAGGCGCAGCCTGGGTCGCGCTGCTGGCCGCGGTCCTCTGGAACGGCATCCTGGCGGCCGGCACGATCCGGCGCACCGGCATAGCCCCCTACCTCACCGTTGGGCGGCGGTCCGCGTGA
- a CDS encoding sulfotransferase has translation MSGSLPTDESAAAGAAAPFAIITGMHRSNTSLLARVLNHAGLAVGDQLIGANEFNPYGHYEDDPIARWHKEVLARRGLGWRVLTDPRIRVDPEEFQGAVRYVEARRARASGPWGFKVPHAVLALDAWARFPEARFAFIFRHPREVIGSLLRRAGIQLYYKPYYPGQAMRTYVVYNRLIRDFRRAHPARSYLIDNRDLLVDPAGVVAHLSERLGLGALSLREGGLVDRGLTGRTHGGLPELVAAGLSRARAPKVVYRELVALSDSAGR, from the coding sequence GTGAGTGGGTCTCTGCCGACGGATGAATCGGCGGCGGCCGGCGCCGCCGCGCCGTTCGCGATCATCACCGGGATGCACCGCTCCAACACGTCGCTGCTCGCCCGGGTGCTGAATCACGCGGGGCTGGCCGTGGGTGACCAACTGATCGGCGCCAACGAGTTCAACCCGTACGGCCATTACGAGGACGATCCCATCGCGCGTTGGCACAAGGAGGTGCTGGCGCGTAGGGGCCTGGGCTGGCGGGTTCTGACCGACCCCCGAATCAGGGTCGACCCCGAGGAATTCCAGGGCGCGGTCCGCTACGTGGAAGCCCGTCGCGCTCGGGCATCCGGACCCTGGGGGTTCAAGGTGCCGCACGCGGTGCTGGCGCTGGACGCGTGGGCGAGATTCCCCGAGGCGCGCTTCGCGTTCATCTTCCGGCACCCGCGGGAGGTGATCGGTTCGCTGCTCCGTCGCGCCGGCATCCAGCTGTACTACAAGCCGTACTATCCGGGCCAGGCCATGCGCACGTACGTCGTCTACAACAGGCTCATTCGCGATTTCCGCCGGGCGCACCCCGCGCGCTCGTACCTGATCGACAACCGCGACCTGCTGGTCGATCCGGCCGGCGTGGTCGCCCATCTGTCGGAGCGCCTGGGTCTCGGCGCGTTGTCCCTTCGAGAGGGCGGCCTGGTCGATCGCGGGCTGACCGGGCGAACACACGGCGGCCTGCCGGAGCTCGTCGCCGCCGGTCTCTCTCGAGCCCGGGCGCCGAAGGTGGTATACCGTGAACTGGTAGCGTTGAGCGACTCCGCCGGACGCTAG
- a CDS encoding UDP-N-acetylglucosamine 2-epimerase, with protein MALTTAGAVVEGAGLPTEGFRHLPEARDARVAETGRRLAASLPSSVVSEAESVAYLGLSYLDMEARLGHAAAARRYDELGRQAFLQLGVFRREFARRRPDLVVATNSPRAERAALEVAGELGIPSICVVDLFGTREARRLARPGYGRRLCVLSEAVREAMVGAGRPPEEVVVTGNPAFDALLGAETRAAGSALRSRKGWGDSPVILWATQPLPRAAEQAAYARRIDARVRALARARPDWTLVVRRHPSEARDDRPDLGALEQSAREEPLAELLHAVDVVVTMGSTVGLEAALAGRRVVQILGSTYSADVPYAEEGIAIAAPDPESLELAVERALDSPAAADPGLMGDGRATSRVVDEIDTLLKASRRGADR; from the coding sequence ATGGCTCTCACGACCGCCGGCGCCGTGGTCGAGGGAGCGGGCCTCCCCACCGAGGGGTTTCGCCACTTGCCAGAGGCCCGTGACGCCCGCGTGGCGGAGACGGGCCGGAGGCTTGCTGCATCCCTGCCTTCGAGCGTCGTGAGCGAGGCAGAGTCGGTCGCCTATCTAGGGCTGTCCTACCTCGACATGGAGGCGCGACTGGGGCACGCCGCCGCAGCCCGCCGTTACGACGAACTCGGTAGGCAAGCGTTCCTTCAACTGGGCGTCTTCCGCCGAGAGTTCGCCCGCCGCCGGCCGGACCTGGTGGTGGCCACCAACTCGCCGCGCGCGGAGCGCGCCGCGTTGGAGGTGGCCGGCGAGTTGGGGATCCCGTCGATCTGCGTCGTCGACCTCTTCGGCACGCGCGAGGCGCGGCGGCTGGCCCGACCGGGCTACGGCCGGCGCCTGTGCGTTCTCTCGGAGGCAGTGCGTGAGGCGATGGTTGGCGCGGGGAGGCCGCCCGAGGAGGTAGTCGTTACCGGCAACCCCGCGTTCGACGCTCTGCTCGGCGCCGAGACGCGAGCTGCCGGGTCCGCGCTCCGGTCGCGCAAAGGCTGGGGCGACTCGCCGGTGATCCTGTGGGCGACCCAGCCGCTGCCCCGCGCAGCAGAGCAGGCCGCCTATGCGCGCCGGATCGACGCGCGCGTGCGAGCGCTAGCCCGGGCGCGTCCGGACTGGACGTTGGTGGTGCGGCGTCACCCGAGCGAGGCGAGGGACGATCGGCCGGACCTCGGCGCCCTCGAACAGAGCGCGCGCGAGGAGCCCCTGGCCGAGCTTCTTCACGCGGTGGACGTGGTCGTGACGATGGGTTCCACGGTCGGCCTGGAGGCGGCACTCGCCGGGCGTCGGGTGGTCCAGATCCTGGGCTCCACCTACTCCGCTGATGTGCCCTACGCCGAAGAGGGGATCGCCATCGCCGCGCCCGACCCGGAAAGTCTGGAGCTGGCGGTCGAGCGGGCCCTGGACTCACCGGCAGCGGCCGACCCCGGTCTCATGGGCGACGGGCGGGCGACCAGCCGCGTCGTCGATGAGATTGATACCCTCTTGAAGGCGTCGCGCCGTGGAGCGGACCGGTGA
- a CDS encoding DegT/DnrJ/EryC1/StrS family aminotransferase — protein MSVPFLDLRAQYGGLREELDAAVARVVHDQRFILGPEVEGLEEEVAAYLGVPRAVGCASGTDALLLSLRALGLEPGAEVVVPAFTFFATAGAVWNAGLKPVFADVDEDSLNLTAASMEAVLTERTRAVIVVHLYGRMADMDPILALCRERGIAVIEDAAQAFGARGAVGTRYESAGTVGDIGCLSFFPTKILGCYGDAGMVVTSDDLLAERVAKLRVHGGRQMYHHEMVGTNSRLDALQAAVLRTKLPRVDRWIEQRAAVADRYMEALAEAPVTLPPPPPSMGGRDVHNVFTVKVEERDSVRAGLEARGVASQVYYPVPLHLQACFASLGYGPGVFPVSERAAELVLSLPIYPEMPVTDVDAVVTALLDAAVPTSGAQHHR, from the coding sequence TTGAGCGTTCCCTTCCTGGACCTGCGGGCTCAATACGGCGGCCTGCGCGAAGAGTTGGACGCCGCGGTGGCGCGCGTGGTGCACGACCAACGCTTCATCCTCGGCCCGGAGGTTGAGGGGCTGGAGGAGGAGGTGGCCGCCTATCTGGGAGTCCCTCGTGCGGTGGGCTGCGCGAGCGGAACCGACGCCCTGCTGCTCTCCCTGCGCGCCCTGGGGCTGGAGCCGGGGGCCGAAGTGGTGGTGCCGGCGTTCACCTTCTTCGCGACCGCGGGCGCCGTGTGGAACGCAGGCCTGAAGCCGGTCTTCGCGGACGTGGACGAAGACAGCCTCAACCTCACCGCGGCTTCCATGGAGGCGGTGCTCACGGAGCGCACGCGAGCCGTCATCGTCGTCCACCTCTACGGACGAATGGCGGACATGGACCCCATCCTGGCGCTGTGCCGGGAGCGGGGGATCGCCGTGATCGAGGACGCCGCGCAGGCGTTCGGGGCCCGCGGCGCAGTCGGGACCCGGTACGAGAGCGCGGGGACGGTGGGCGATATCGGCTGCCTGTCGTTCTTTCCGACCAAGATCCTGGGGTGCTACGGGGACGCCGGCATGGTCGTTACCTCCGATGACCTTCTCGCTGAGCGTGTGGCCAAGCTGAGGGTCCACGGCGGACGGCAGATGTACCACCACGAAATGGTGGGCACCAACTCCAGATTGGACGCGCTCCAGGCGGCGGTCCTGCGCACCAAGCTGCCCCGAGTGGACCGTTGGATAGAGCAGCGTGCCGCCGTGGCCGACCGCTACATGGAGGCGCTCGCGGAGGCCCCCGTGACGTTGCCGCCGCCCCCGCCGTCCATGGGCGGACGCGACGTGCACAACGTGTTCACGGTGAAGGTCGAGGAGCGCGACTCGGTGCGGGCCGGGCTCGAGGCGCGCGGAGTAGCCAGTCAGGTGTACTACCCGGTACCGCTGCACCTGCAGGCGTGCTTCGCCTCGCTCGGCTACGGGCCGGGGGTCTTTCCCGTGAGCGAGCGGGCCGCCGAGTTGGTACTGAGCTTGCCCATCTATCCGGAGATGCCCGTCACCGACGTGGATGCGGTGGTGACGGCGCTGTTGGACGCGGCCGTGCCAACGAGCGGCGCGCAACACCACAGGTAG
- a CDS encoding glycosyltransferase: MKILQARSGFEDNGPGTQALTISRELRDRGYEVIFAAGGGDYLGTIRDAGFDVALIPAMRREKRDPATVARAAWALRRLIRERGIAVVHAHNAAAALTAWAGSRLGGSGVRLVHSVRGIELRASHRWRNWIYRRYPAELLAVSQYTRDKLLEVGADSARIRVSYNGVDTRRFDPDSVSGADVRRKYGLGDGVVAGHVGSMKTRAKGQHVLIRALGRLRERVPDLRILLVGDGVERPRLEELARAEGVADRVVFVGRRFDAERFHAVFDVYAQPSVWGEMFPNSILEAMAMATPWVGSRLGGLAELTANGRAGTLVEPGDVDALADALQRLALDPRERAERGSAGRAEVRERFSVGAVVDGIVAAYTDE, translated from the coding sequence GTGATCTTCGCCGCCGGTGGCGGCGACTATCTCGGGACCATCCGCGACGCCGGGTTCGACGTGGCGTTGATCCCCGCCATGCGCCGCGAGAAGCGCGACCCCGCGACCGTCGCTCGAGCGGCTTGGGCGCTGCGCCGGCTAATCCGCGAGCGCGGCATCGCAGTCGTTCATGCCCACAACGCGGCGGCCGCCCTCACCGCGTGGGCGGGCTCGCGATTGGGCGGGAGCGGCGTGCGGCTGGTGCACTCCGTCCGTGGCATCGAGCTGCGGGCTTCGCACCGGTGGCGGAACTGGATATACCGCCGGTATCCGGCCGAATTGCTGGCGGTTTCCCAGTACACGCGCGACAAGCTGCTCGAAGTGGGAGCCGATTCGGCGCGCATCAGGGTGTCCTACAACGGGGTGGATACGCGGCGTTTCGATCCGGATAGCGTGAGCGGGGCCGACGTCCGCCGTAAATACGGCCTCGGCGACGGGGTCGTCGCCGGGCACGTGGGCTCCATGAAGACGCGCGCGAAGGGACAACACGTGTTGATTCGCGCCTTGGGACGGCTCCGCGAGCGCGTCCCTGACCTGCGGATTCTTCTCGTCGGGGACGGCGTGGAGCGGCCTCGGTTGGAGGAGCTGGCGCGGGCCGAGGGCGTGGCGGACAGGGTCGTCTTCGTGGGGCGCAGATTCGACGCCGAGCGCTTCCACGCGGTGTTCGACGTCTACGCTCAGCCGTCGGTGTGGGGCGAGATGTTTCCCAACTCCATCCTCGAGGCGATGGCCATGGCCACGCCCTGGGTGGGTAGCCGACTCGGCGGCCTGGCCGAGCTGACCGCGAACGGGCGCGCCGGAACACTCGTCGAACCGGGCGACGTGGACGCGCTTGCCGACGCGCTCCAGAGGCTTGCGCTGGATCCACGGGAGCGCGCGGAGAGAGGATCAGCGGGCCGCGCGGAGGTGCGGGAGCGCTTCTCGGTCGGCGCGGTGGTGGACGGCATCGTGGCCGCGTACACCGATGAGTGA
- a CDS encoding sugar transferase — MDVAVAAAALVVLAPALLAIAAWIRMDSVGPALFRQRRVGLHGASFELLKFRSMTQGAARIGPLSTSPRDPRITRAGAILRGTSVDELPQLLNVLAGHMSLVGPRPDLPHQIAALSPEDRSARCSVRPGLTGLAQVENRHGGTPQERLGWDLDYAARRSIWLNARIVARTLGAMVTKRSY; from the coding sequence TTGGACGTAGCGGTCGCCGCCGCGGCACTGGTCGTTCTGGCGCCCGCGCTGCTCGCGATCGCGGCGTGGATCCGCATGGACTCTGTCGGCCCAGCGCTGTTCAGACAGCGCCGCGTGGGACTCCACGGCGCGTCATTCGAGTTACTGAAGTTCCGCTCCATGACCCAAGGCGCCGCGCGCATCGGCCCGCTCTCGACGAGTCCCAGGGACCCCAGGATAACGAGGGCGGGTGCGATCCTGAGGGGGACCAGCGTGGACGAGTTGCCTCAGCTTCTCAACGTGCTGGCGGGACACATGAGCCTGGTTGGGCCACGCCCCGACTTGCCTCACCAGATCGCCGCGCTCTCGCCGGAGGACCGGTCCGCGCGCTGCTCGGTGCGGCCCGGGTTGACGGGTTTGGCCCAGGTCGAGAACAGGCACGGCGGGACGCCGCAGGAGCGGCTGGGCTGGGACCTCGATTACGCCGCGCGAAGATCAATCTGGCTCAACGCGCGGATCGTGGCCCGGACGTTGGGCGCGATGGTCACCAAGCGATCGTACTGA